Proteins from a single region of Geothrix sp. PMB-07:
- a CDS encoding PAS domain S-box protein yields MGDEAQDVEALKEEIRRLKWRVSTLETVETECARALNALAASEDRYRRLLDEAGFPITISHAEDSTILFANPLACGLFGLEGPRPAGRRMLEFYADPSARLDLVAQLRAQGRSSGWEVVMLDGQGRPRTQIITASLITYEGHEAMLATSNDITERRHAEALFHTMVEKSPDGFAMADLEGCLTYLSPRILGMFGYTHPKEILGRSLREFIAMEDHSRLEERLLALLSGQHAGPSEFKGLRKDGSIFFQETNGDVLRNPDGSPHAFFFIVRDLSNRKRMERTLRWGEKLESLGLMAAGIAHELNNAFQVTQGHLEIVQSLSAGNADLAKELSLISGGVDRATVLAKEMLDYSGRTLREEAPVDLGHVVVEGLALWRTFLSRPARLAYSPGEDLPLVPADEGQVMKVLSAFVLNAIEATEEAGAAISIRTVLQELAEADLLEGFWPAPGRVGRFLRLEVQDGGPGIPAEQLERVCDPFFTTKGQGRGLGLSAALGILRSHSACLQILSTPGEGTTLRAYFPVSIHVQAAMSPAGATRPSARGILVAEDDPAIRDLVVGMLPKWGYGPVFAAENGAEALEVFHANEAAIGLFLTDASMPQMSGPEAFEAMRKIRPTLHGVLMTGYSKAFGRGTAAAFGFSGSLQKPFRFQDLKEQLEAVWSGRERGKQ; encoded by the coding sequence ATGGGGGACGAAGCCCAGGATGTGGAAGCCCTGAAGGAAGAAATCCGGCGCTTGAAGTGGCGGGTGTCCACCCTGGAGACCGTGGAGACGGAATGCGCCCGGGCGCTGAACGCCCTGGCGGCCAGCGAGGACCGCTACCGCCGCCTGCTGGATGAAGCGGGCTTCCCCATCACGATCAGCCATGCGGAAGATTCCACCATCCTCTTCGCCAATCCCCTGGCCTGCGGTCTGTTCGGACTCGAAGGCCCCAGGCCTGCCGGGCGCCGGATGCTGGAGTTCTACGCGGATCCATCCGCGCGCCTGGATCTGGTGGCGCAGCTGCGCGCCCAGGGCAGGTCCAGCGGCTGGGAGGTGGTCATGCTGGATGGCCAGGGTCGGCCCCGCACCCAGATCATCACCGCCTCGCTCATCACCTACGAAGGCCACGAAGCGATGCTGGCCACCTCCAACGACATCACCGAGCGCCGTCACGCGGAAGCGCTCTTCCACACCATGGTGGAAAAGAGCCCCGATGGCTTCGCGATGGCCGATCTGGAAGGCTGCCTCACCTACCTGAGCCCCCGTATCCTGGGCATGTTCGGGTACACCCATCCGAAAGAGATTCTCGGCCGCTCACTCCGGGAATTCATCGCCATGGAGGATCATTCACGGCTGGAGGAAAGGCTGCTGGCGTTGCTGTCCGGGCAGCATGCGGGCCCCAGCGAATTCAAGGGGCTGCGCAAGGATGGCAGCATCTTCTTTCAGGAGACCAACGGGGACGTGCTTCGCAATCCTGATGGATCGCCCCATGCCTTCTTCTTCATCGTGCGCGATCTCAGCAACCGCAAGCGGATGGAACGCACCCTGCGGTGGGGCGAGAAGCTGGAGAGCCTCGGCCTCATGGCCGCAGGCATCGCCCATGAACTCAACAACGCCTTCCAGGTGACGCAGGGCCATCTGGAGATTGTGCAGAGCCTCAGCGCGGGGAATGCCGATCTGGCCAAAGAGCTGTCCCTCATCAGCGGCGGGGTGGACCGGGCCACGGTGCTGGCCAAGGAAATGCTCGACTACTCGGGGCGGACGCTGCGGGAGGAAGCGCCCGTGGATCTGGGCCACGTGGTGGTCGAGGGGCTCGCCCTGTGGCGCACCTTCCTGTCGAGGCCCGCCCGCTTGGCCTACAGCCCCGGCGAGGACCTGCCCTTGGTGCCGGCTGACGAGGGCCAGGTGATGAAGGTGCTGTCCGCCTTCGTGCTGAACGCCATTGAGGCCACGGAGGAAGCCGGTGCCGCCATCAGCATCCGCACCGTTCTGCAGGAGCTCGCGGAGGCGGACCTGCTGGAGGGCTTCTGGCCTGCGCCGGGTCGGGTGGGGCGGTTCCTGCGCCTGGAAGTGCAGGATGGGGGCCCCGGCATTCCCGCGGAGCAGCTCGAGCGGGTCTGCGATCCCTTCTTCACCACCAAGGGACAGGGGCGCGGGCTGGGGCTTTCCGCGGCCCTGGGCATCCTGCGCTCCCACTCGGCCTGCCTGCAGATCCTCAGCACGCCAGGCGAAGGGACCACCCTCCGGGCCTACTTCCCTGTCTCCATCCATGTCCAGGCGGCGATGTCACCCGCAGGCGCCACGCGGCCAAGCGCCCGGGGCATTCTGGTGGCTGAAGATGATCCCGCCATCCGGGATCTGGTGGTGGGCATGCTGCCCAAGTGGGGCTACGGGCCCGTGTTCGCGGCCGAGAATGGCGCCGAGGCCCTGGAGGTGTTCCATGCCAACGAAGCCGCCATCGGCCTCTTCCTGACCGATGCCTCCATGCCGCAGATGAGCGGGCCCGAAGCCTTCGAGGCCATGCGGAAAATCCGCCCCACGCTTCACGGCGTGCTGATGACCGGCTACTCGAAGGCCTTTGGCCGGGGCACGGCCGCGGCCTTCGGCTTCTCGGGATCGCTCCAGAAACCCTTCCGCTTCCAGGATCTGAAAGAGCAGCTGGAAGCGGTGTGGTCTGGCAGGGAGCGCGGAAAACAATAA
- the murJ gene encoding murein biosynthesis integral membrane protein MurJ, translated as MSDSSQPRPSLLRSAGVVGFMTLLSRITGLAQTFFLSHVLGAGPAADAYFVAIRLPNLLRRFTAEGTMTAAFLPTLSEVEATEGRAAAQAVAARFMGALLVFLLLGVALVLLFMGPLAGFLTLGRPQVQGELTARLGRIMFPYLALVSLTAGYAGLLNLRHRFALAASVSVFWNLAFIGFGWATLRVLGRSGTVLFDTRAVVCAFAVLAGGVLQLLVILPAVRQEGFGLSLGLHLRDPWVFKILRRMGPGMLAAGIYPINGVISAAIASRLPNGAQTVLFNSGMMSEMVMGLFAMSLATAGLPTLSRQAEAQDWPAMNRSFIQSLSASALLVLPASVGLAVLARPICALLFRTGAYTPGDSDWTAVTVVFNCLGLVFVAGQRLGNQALYALKDYRGPAALAGGTLLLNVLLSLVLMKPLGTRGLALANGLSSLVGMLLLVLRLRPRLPGLTFRPLLDATARALAASTLMGLAAWGGATWLALNAPHAFTRWALGWRLLPLIALCGLFYGLCAAVLGHPEAKDLVGKLRRKLGRS; from the coding sequence ATGAGTGATTCCAGCCAGCCCCGCCCCAGCCTCCTGCGCTCCGCGGGGGTGGTGGGCTTCATGACGCTGTTGAGCCGCATCACGGGGCTGGCCCAGACCTTCTTCCTCAGCCATGTGCTGGGCGCGGGCCCCGCGGCGGATGCGTATTTCGTGGCCATCCGCCTGCCCAACCTGCTGCGCCGCTTCACCGCCGAAGGCACCATGACCGCCGCCTTCCTGCCCACCCTTTCCGAGGTGGAGGCCACCGAAGGCCGCGCGGCGGCGCAGGCTGTGGCCGCCCGCTTCATGGGTGCCCTGCTGGTGTTCCTCCTGCTGGGCGTGGCCTTGGTTCTGCTGTTTATGGGCCCGCTGGCGGGCTTTCTCACCCTGGGCCGGCCCCAGGTGCAGGGTGAGCTGACAGCCCGACTGGGCCGCATCATGTTCCCCTACCTGGCCCTGGTGAGCCTCACGGCGGGCTACGCGGGGCTGCTGAACCTGCGCCACCGTTTCGCGTTGGCCGCCTCGGTATCGGTGTTCTGGAACCTGGCCTTCATCGGCTTCGGATGGGCCACCCTGCGCGTGCTGGGACGAAGCGGCACTGTGCTGTTCGACACCCGAGCCGTGGTGTGCGCCTTCGCAGTGCTGGCCGGGGGCGTGCTGCAGCTCCTGGTGATTCTGCCCGCCGTTCGGCAGGAGGGCTTCGGACTCTCCCTGGGCCTGCATCTGCGCGACCCCTGGGTGTTCAAGATCCTCAGACGCATGGGGCCGGGCATGCTGGCCGCAGGCATCTACCCCATCAATGGCGTCATCAGCGCCGCCATCGCCTCCCGCCTCCCCAACGGCGCCCAGACCGTGCTCTTCAACAGCGGCATGATGAGCGAAATGGTCATGGGCCTCTTCGCCATGAGCCTCGCCACCGCGGGGCTGCCCACGCTGTCGCGGCAGGCAGAGGCCCAAGACTGGCCCGCCATGAACCGCAGCTTCATCCAGTCCCTCTCGGCTTCGGCCCTGTTGGTACTGCCCGCCTCCGTGGGTCTGGCGGTGCTGGCCCGGCCCATCTGCGCCCTGCTCTTCCGCACCGGTGCCTACACACCGGGCGATTCGGATTGGACCGCGGTAACAGTCGTATTCAATTGCCTGGGCCTGGTCTTCGTGGCGGGCCAGCGGCTGGGCAACCAAGCCCTCTACGCCCTCAAGGACTACCGCGGCCCCGCCGCCCTGGCTGGCGGAACCCTGCTGCTGAACGTGCTGCTCAGCCTGGTCCTGATGAAGCCCCTGGGAACCCGCGGGCTCGCCCTGGCCAACGGCCTGTCCAGCCTGGTCGGCATGCTCCTGTTGGTGCTGCGCCTGCGACCTCGCCTGCCGGGGCTGACCTTCCGGCCCCTGCTGGATGCCACGGCCCGGGCCCTCGCGGCCTCCACCCTCATGGGCCTGGCCGCCTGGGGCGGGGCGACGTGGCTGGCGCTGAATGCGCCCCACGCCTTCACGCGGTGGGCCCTGGGCTGGCGGCTGCTCCCCCTGATCGCCCTCTGTGGATTGTTCTACGGCCTCTGCGCCGCGGTCCTTGGCCACCCGGAGGCCAAGGACCTGGTCGGAAAGCTCCGCCGCAAACTGGGGCGTTCCTGA
- the accC gene encoding acetyl-CoA carboxylase biotin carboxylase subunit, producing MGAAIKRKTTVVPSAHIDAPPFKKVLIANRGEIALRVILACKEMGIQTVAVYSEADRNALHVRFADEEVCIGPAPSSKSYLNIPQVIAAAEVTGAEAIHPGYGFLSENAHFVEVCLACGITFIGPSAEIIRKMGNKAQAKATMLEAGVPLMPGSDGIVETVEEALVVAEQIGYPVIVKASAGGGGRGMRICNNAEELPDLYNTARTEAKGAFGDDSVYMEKYLLEPRHIEVQIMGDLFGNVVHLGERECSIQRRHQKLIEESPSAVLTPELRQRICDTAVRAAKAVGYYNAGTIEFLLDKRGDFFFMEMNTRVQVEHPVTELVTGIDIVKEQLRIAAGQKLSFTQADVVQKGHAIECRINAEDPYKFTPSPGRITALHFPGGPGIRVDTAMHQDAVIPPHYDSMVAKLIAYGADRSEAIARMRRALDTLVIEGIKTTAPLHRRIMDHPDFISGAFSTKWMETFMEELKRNPTGDPR from the coding sequence ATGGGCGCTGCCATCAAACGCAAAACCACGGTCGTTCCCTCGGCCCACATCGACGCGCCGCCCTTCAAGAAGGTGCTCATCGCCAACCGCGGGGAGATCGCCCTGCGCGTCATCCTGGCCTGCAAGGAAATGGGCATCCAGACGGTGGCTGTCTATTCCGAGGCCGACCGCAATGCCCTGCACGTGCGCTTCGCCGATGAGGAAGTCTGCATCGGGCCCGCACCCTCCTCCAAGTCCTACCTGAACATCCCCCAGGTCATCGCCGCGGCGGAAGTCACCGGCGCCGAAGCCATCCACCCCGGCTACGGCTTCCTCAGCGAGAACGCGCACTTCGTGGAAGTCTGCCTGGCCTGCGGCATCACCTTCATCGGCCCCAGCGCCGAAATCATCCGCAAGATGGGCAACAAGGCCCAGGCCAAGGCCACCATGCTCGAAGCGGGCGTACCCCTCATGCCCGGCAGCGACGGCATCGTCGAGACCGTGGAAGAGGCCCTGGTGGTGGCCGAGCAGATCGGCTACCCCGTCATCGTCAAGGCCAGCGCCGGCGGCGGCGGCCGCGGCATGCGCATCTGCAACAACGCAGAAGAACTGCCCGACCTTTACAACACCGCCCGCACTGAAGCCAAGGGCGCCTTCGGCGATGACAGCGTCTACATGGAGAAATACCTCCTGGAGCCGCGCCACATCGAAGTCCAGATCATGGGCGATCTCTTTGGCAACGTGGTGCACCTGGGCGAGCGCGAGTGCTCCATCCAGCGCCGCCACCAGAAGCTCATCGAGGAAAGCCCCAGCGCCGTGCTCACCCCCGAGCTGCGCCAGCGCATCTGCGATACCGCCGTGCGGGCAGCCAAGGCCGTGGGCTACTACAACGCGGGCACCATCGAGTTTCTGCTCGACAAGCGCGGCGACTTCTTCTTCATGGAGATGAACACCCGCGTCCAGGTGGAGCACCCCGTCACCGAGCTGGTCACGGGCATCGACATCGTGAAAGAGCAGCTGCGCATCGCCGCGGGCCAGAAGCTCAGCTTCACCCAGGCGGATGTGGTCCAGAAGGGCCACGCCATCGAGTGCCGCATCAACGCCGAAGATCCCTACAAGTTCACACCCAGCCCTGGCCGCATCACCGCCCTGCACTTCCCCGGCGGGCCCGGCATCCGTGTGGATACGGCCATGCACCAGGACGCGGTCATCCCCCCCCACTACGACTCCATGGTGGCCAAGCTCATCGCCTACGGCGCTGATCGCTCCGAAGCCATCGCCCGCATGCGCCGCGCCTTGGACACCCTGGTCATCGAGGGCATCAAGACCACGGCCCCTCTGCATCGCCGCATCATGGACCATCCCGACTTCATTTCCGGCGCCTTCTCCACCAAGTGGATGGAGACCTTCATGGAAGAACTGAAGCGGAATCCCACCGGAGATCCCCGGTAA
- the accB gene encoding acetyl-CoA carboxylase biotin carboxyl carrier protein has product MGLDEIKSLIALVGREPFQEFEFEAGDMRFRIRKDGPAPVFQAPVAAPIVMAASAPAPVHAIPAAPAALPALAATTDEPGIHYVTSPIVGTFYRSSNPTATPFTSPGDFVKPGQTLCIIEAMKLMNEIESDVAGEIVKVLVENGTPVEYGERLFAVRIG; this is encoded by the coding sequence ATCGGCCTGGATGAAATCAAGAGCCTCATCGCCCTGGTGGGCCGTGAGCCCTTCCAGGAATTTGAGTTCGAAGCCGGCGACATGCGCTTCCGCATCCGCAAGGATGGGCCGGCCCCGGTCTTCCAGGCCCCTGTCGCTGCACCCATCGTCATGGCTGCGTCGGCACCCGCGCCTGTGCACGCCATTCCCGCGGCCCCTGCCGCGCTCCCTGCCCTGGCCGCCACCACGGACGAGCCCGGCATCCACTACGTCACCAGCCCCATCGTGGGAACGTTCTACCGCTCCTCCAATCCCACCGCCACGCCCTTCACCTCGCCCGGCGATTTCGTGAAGCCTGGCCAGACCCTCTGCATCATCGAAGCCATGAAGCTCATGAATGAGATCGAAAGCGACGTGGCCGGCGAGATCGTCAAGGTGCTGGTGGAGAACGGCACTCCAGTCGAGTACGGCGAGCGCCTCTTCGCGGTCCGGATCGGCTAG
- the nusB gene encoding transcription antitermination factor NusB produces the protein MGVRRRGREYALQMLYAMDLTGYQPDQVFAGFYAIQDLNRDAFYYARRLVDGVHGQMDEIDEVLGKYAEHWKIHRMAAVDRNLLRLGLYELMFVKEVPFPIVINEALEIVKEFSDQEGTQFLNGILDAARKEFRPEETGPRAKKKAAIAEPSEES, from the coding sequence ATGGGAGTTCGTCGACGCGGGCGGGAATACGCCCTGCAGATGCTGTACGCCATGGATCTCACGGGCTACCAGCCGGATCAGGTCTTCGCTGGCTTCTACGCCATCCAGGATCTCAACCGGGATGCCTTCTACTACGCCCGGCGCCTGGTGGACGGCGTCCACGGACAGATGGACGAGATCGACGAAGTGCTGGGGAAGTACGCCGAGCACTGGAAGATCCACCGCATGGCCGCCGTGGACCGGAACCTGCTGCGCCTCGGCCTCTACGAGCTCATGTTCGTCAAGGAAGTGCCCTTCCCCATCGTCATCAACGAGGCCCTGGAGATCGTCAAGGAATTCAGCGATCAGGAAGGCACGCAATTCCTCAACGGCATCCTGGATGCCGCCCGCAAAGAATTCCGCCCAGAAGAAACCGGCCCTCGCGCCAAAAAGAAGGCGGCCATCGCTGAGCCTTCCGAAGAATCGTGA
- the ribH gene encoding 6,7-dimethyl-8-ribityllumazine synthase, whose protein sequence is MGIFEGHIRVHGGDRFALVASRWNDFIVERLIDGAKDCILRHGGNEDQLDLIRVPGSFELPQAAKLAAQSGRYAGIIVLGTVIRGGTPHFDMIAAEVTKGAAQVALDTGLPLAFGVLTTDSVEQAIDRAGAKMGNKGWEAAMSVLEMVDLAHTLGNTKKGHK, encoded by the coding sequence ATGGGGATCTTTGAGGGCCACATCCGCGTGCACGGGGGCGACCGCTTCGCCCTGGTGGCCTCGCGCTGGAACGATTTCATTGTTGAACGCCTCATCGACGGCGCGAAGGATTGCATCCTGCGCCATGGCGGCAACGAAGACCAGTTGGACCTCATCCGCGTACCGGGAAGCTTCGAACTGCCCCAGGCGGCCAAGCTGGCGGCGCAGAGCGGTCGCTACGCCGGCATCATCGTGCTGGGCACCGTCATCCGGGGCGGCACGCCCCACTTCGACATGATCGCCGCCGAAGTCACCAAGGGCGCCGCCCAGGTGGCGCTCGACACGGGCCTGCCCCTGGCCTTCGGCGTGCTCACCACGGACAGCGTGGAGCAGGCCATCGACCGGGCTGGTGCCAAGATGGGCAACAAGGGCTGGGAGGCCGCCATGAGCGTCCTCGAGATGGTGGATCTGGCCCACACCCTCGGCAACACCAAGAAGGGACACAAGTAG
- the acnB gene encoding bifunctional aconitate hydratase 2/2-methylisocitrate dehydratase, whose product MLQAYRQHVAERAALGIPPLPLTESQTHDLAELLAHPPAGEEAFLLDLLTHRVPAGVDDAARMKAAFLAGVAKGTEKVALVSREKATELLGTMLGGFNVKPLIDLLDDAQVGRIAAEGLKKTLLVFDAFAEVKAKADAGNANAQSVLKSWAEAEWFTSRPEVPQSLTLTVFKVSGETNTDDLSPAPDAWSRPDIPLHALAMLKNARPGINPDEPGKVGPLKQLEALKAKGHLVAYVGDVVGTGSSRKSATNSVLWFTGEDIPFVPNKRFGGVCLGTKIAPIFYNTMEDAGALPIELDVNGMEMGDVIELRPYEGKALKNGQVIAEFQVKSDVIFDEVRAGGRIPLIVGRGLTAKARKALGLPESTIFRLPAIPKDTGKGYTLAQKMVGRACGTTGIRPGTYCEPHMTTVGSQDTTGPMTRDELKDLACLQFSADMVMQSFCHTAPYPKPVDVKTHRELPPFITNRGGVSLKVGDGVIHSWLNRLLLPDTVGTGGDSHTRFPIGISFPAGSGLVAFAAATGVMPLDMPESVLVRFKGELQPGVTLRDLVNAIPYYAIQQGLLTVEKKGKKNIFSGRILEIEGLPKLKVEQAFELSDASAERSAAGCTVRLDKEPIIEYMTSNITLMKWMIANGYEHRETLENRIRAMQAWIAKPELLAPDADAEYAAVIDINLADVKEPLLACPNDPDDIKPLSVVAGDTIDEVFIGSCMTNIGHFRAAGKLLDGKTDIPTRLWIAPPTKMDEYILTQEGYYGILGRTGARMEMPGCSLCMGNQASIRKGSTAMSTSTRNFPNRLGLDTRVYLGSAELAAVCALLGRIPTVAEYLEQVGIVGQKSADIYRYMNFDQIPDFRELADTVTV is encoded by the coding sequence GTGCTTCAAGCCTATCGCCAACATGTCGCCGAACGCGCCGCCCTGGGCATCCCCCCCCTGCCCCTCACCGAATCTCAGACCCACGATCTGGCCGAGCTGCTGGCCCACCCCCCTGCAGGCGAAGAGGCCTTCCTGCTCGATCTGCTCACCCATCGGGTGCCTGCGGGCGTGGACGATGCCGCCCGGATGAAGGCGGCCTTCCTGGCTGGGGTGGCCAAGGGCACCGAAAAGGTTGCCCTGGTCTCCCGCGAGAAGGCCACGGAGCTGCTGGGCACCATGCTCGGCGGCTTCAACGTGAAGCCCCTCATCGATCTGCTGGACGACGCTCAGGTGGGCAGGATCGCGGCCGAGGGCCTGAAGAAGACCTTGCTGGTCTTCGATGCCTTCGCCGAGGTGAAGGCCAAGGCGGATGCGGGCAATGCCAACGCCCAATCCGTGCTGAAGTCCTGGGCCGAGGCCGAGTGGTTCACCAGCCGCCCGGAAGTGCCCCAGAGCCTCACCCTCACGGTGTTCAAGGTGAGTGGTGAAACCAACACCGATGACCTCTCCCCGGCACCCGACGCGTGGAGCCGACCCGACATCCCGCTCCACGCCCTGGCCATGCTGAAAAATGCCCGTCCGGGCATCAACCCCGACGAGCCCGGCAAGGTGGGGCCCCTCAAGCAGCTGGAGGCCCTCAAGGCCAAAGGCCACCTGGTGGCCTACGTGGGCGATGTGGTGGGCACGGGTTCCTCCCGCAAGTCCGCCACCAATTCCGTGCTGTGGTTCACGGGCGAGGACATCCCCTTCGTGCCCAACAAGCGCTTCGGCGGCGTCTGCCTGGGCACCAAGATCGCCCCCATCTTCTACAACACCATGGAAGATGCCGGCGCCCTGCCCATCGAGCTGGATGTGAACGGCATGGAGATGGGCGATGTCATCGAGCTGCGCCCCTACGAAGGCAAGGCCCTCAAGAACGGCCAGGTCATTGCTGAATTCCAGGTGAAGTCCGACGTCATCTTCGACGAGGTGCGTGCCGGGGGCCGCATTCCCCTCATCGTGGGCCGTGGGCTCACCGCCAAGGCCCGCAAGGCCCTGGGCCTGCCCGAATCCACCATCTTCCGCCTCCCCGCCATCCCCAAGGACACCGGCAAGGGTTATACGTTGGCCCAGAAGATGGTGGGCCGCGCCTGCGGCACCACGGGCATCCGCCCCGGCACCTACTGCGAGCCGCACATGACCACCGTGGGTTCCCAGGACACCACGGGCCCCATGACCCGCGACGAGCTGAAGGATCTGGCCTGCCTGCAGTTCTCCGCTGACATGGTGATGCAGTCCTTCTGCCACACCGCGCCCTATCCCAAGCCCGTGGATGTGAAGACCCACCGCGAGCTGCCGCCCTTCATCACCAACCGCGGTGGTGTCTCCTTGAAAGTCGGCGACGGCGTCATCCACTCCTGGCTGAACCGCCTGCTGCTGCCCGACACCGTGGGCACCGGCGGCGACTCCCACACCCGCTTCCCCATCGGCATCTCTTTCCCTGCCGGTTCAGGCCTGGTGGCCTTCGCCGCCGCCACGGGCGTCATGCCCCTGGATATGCCGGAATCCGTACTGGTGCGCTTCAAGGGCGAGCTTCAGCCTGGTGTGACCCTGCGCGATCTCGTCAATGCGATTCCCTACTACGCCATTCAGCAGGGCCTGCTCACGGTGGAGAAGAAGGGCAAGAAGAACATCTTCAGCGGCCGTATCCTGGAGATCGAAGGGCTGCCCAAGCTGAAGGTGGAACAGGCCTTCGAGTTGTCTGACGCCTCCGCCGAGAGAAGCGCCGCGGGCTGCACCGTGCGCTTGGACAAGGAACCCATCATCGAATACATGACGTCCAACATCACGTTGATGAAATGGATGATCGCCAACGGCTACGAGCACCGCGAAACGTTGGAGAACCGCATCCGCGCCATGCAGGCCTGGATCGCCAAGCCCGAACTGCTGGCCCCGGACGCGGACGCCGAATACGCCGCCGTCATCGACATCAACCTGGCCGACGTGAAAGAACCCCTCCTGGCCTGCCCCAACGATCCCGATGACATCAAACCCCTGTCGGTGGTGGCCGGCGACACGATCGACGAGGTATTCATCGGTTCCTGCATGACCAACATCGGCCACTTCCGCGCCGCCGGGAAGCTGCTGGACGGTAAGACGGACATCCCCACCCGCCTCTGGATCGCCCCGCCCACCAAGATGGACGAGTACATCCTCACGCAGGAGGGCTACTACGGCATCCTGGGCCGCACCGGCGCCCGCATGGAGATGCCCGGCTGCTCGCTCTGCATGGGCAACCAGGCCTCCATCCGCAAGGGCAGCACGGCCATGTCCACCTCCACCCGCAACTTCCCCAACCGTCTGGGTCTGGATACCCGCGTCTACCTGGGCTCCGCCGAGTTGGCCGCCGTCTGCGCCCTGCTGGGGAGGATCCCCACCGTGGCCGAGTATCTGGAGCAGGTGGGCATCGTGGGCCAGAAATCCGCCGACATCTACCGCTACATGAACTTCGACCAGATCCCCGATTTCCGGGAGCTGGCGGATACGGTCACCGTCTAG
- a CDS encoding HD-GYP domain-containing protein yields the protein MAIKRVKVEDLKEGMYVHDLNCGWLQHGFLRQQFLLKSTDQIAKMKKQGLDEIYIDTEKGGDVAGAPTQGEIDQAIAKQMKDTAAGGPALAPARVSQREESAAAKRIMGDAIGVVDGLLTDVRLGKQLDPAKAKPLVKAMHASVLRNPGALISLSRLKSADTYTFQHSVSICALLVSFCQSMGMDAATVEEAGLGGLLHDVGKMKVPNEILNKPGKLTDDEFTVMKSHASMSMDLLEGVPGVSRMVIQIAGEHHEKMAGGGYPRGIAGEQISQIGRMTAIVDVYDALTSNRVYHKAKEPSEVLKKLLEWSGSHLDGDLVQQYIRTLGIYPVGSLVRLSNDRLAVVVEQSEDLLRPTVRIVYDIGRKLKLQPRDVVLTPITEQIVDYEEPADWKLDPTLFL from the coding sequence ATGGCGATCAAGCGGGTGAAGGTCGAGGATCTCAAGGAAGGCATGTATGTCCACGACCTCAATTGCGGGTGGCTGCAGCATGGCTTCCTGCGCCAGCAGTTCCTGCTGAAGAGCACCGATCAGATTGCGAAGATGAAGAAGCAGGGCCTGGATGAGATCTACATCGATACGGAAAAAGGCGGGGATGTCGCCGGGGCGCCAACCCAGGGGGAGATCGATCAGGCCATCGCCAAGCAGATGAAAGATACGGCCGCCGGGGGACCGGCCCTGGCTCCGGCCCGGGTGTCCCAGCGGGAGGAATCCGCCGCGGCCAAGCGCATCATGGGCGACGCCATCGGGGTGGTGGATGGACTGCTCACCGATGTGCGGCTGGGCAAGCAGCTGGACCCTGCGAAGGCCAAGCCCCTGGTGAAGGCCATGCATGCTTCGGTGCTGCGGAATCCCGGAGCCCTCATCAGCCTCTCCCGCCTCAAGAGTGCCGACACCTACACCTTTCAGCATTCGGTGAGCATCTGCGCCCTGCTGGTGTCCTTCTGCCAATCCATGGGCATGGACGCGGCCACGGTGGAGGAGGCGGGGCTGGGCGGCCTGCTGCACGACGTGGGCAAGATGAAGGTGCCCAACGAGATTCTGAACAAGCCCGGCAAGCTCACGGATGATGAGTTCACGGTGATGAAATCCCACGCCTCCATGAGCATGGATCTGCTCGAGGGCGTTCCCGGCGTGTCGCGGATGGTCATCCAGATCGCCGGAGAGCACCACGAGAAGATGGCCGGGGGCGGCTACCCGCGGGGAATCGCGGGCGAGCAGATCTCCCAGATTGGCCGCATGACGGCCATCGTGGATGTCTACGACGCGCTCACCTCGAACCGGGTCTACCACAAGGCCAAGGAGCCCAGCGAAGTGCTGAAGAAGCTGCTGGAATGGAGCGGCTCCCACCTGGACGGCGATCTGGTGCAGCAGTACATCCGCACCCTGGGCATCTACCCCGTGGGCTCACTGGTGCGCCTGTCCAATGATCGACTGGCTGTGGTGGTGGAACAGAGCGAGGATTTGCTGCGGCCCACGGTGCGTATCGTCTATGACATCGGCCGGAAGCTGAAGCTCCAACCCCGCGACGTCGTCCTCACGCCCATCACCGAGCAGATCGTGGACTACGAGGAACCCGCCGACTGGAAGCTGGATCCGACCTTGTTCCTCTAG